The segment ttatggcgcgtaacgacttacgcgcgcgggggggcttggggggggcgcgaagcgcccccaccaactaggtgttggggtggcgcgaagcgccaccccaacagctagtatatatatatatatatatatatatatatatatatatatatatatatatatatatatatacatatatatatacacatatagtcacatatatatatatatacatacatatacatatatatatatatacatacatatatacacatatatatatatatatacatacatatatatgcatatatatatatatataaatatatatatatatatatatatatatatatgtatatatatatatatatatattatatacatatatacatatatatatatataaatatataaatatatataaatatatatatatatatatatatatatatatatatatatatatatatatatatatatatatatatatatatatatatatatatatatacatatatatatacacatatagtCACAGTTAATGCATTTTGCAGGGGAAGAaactttatcttcacttctttccttgttttttctaagaaaaccaTGAATTTCATAGAACCAATATGTTTACAGAGTGTATGCACCcactcccctaatgtgcaaatatttacCCAGAATTACATCctgaatctaaatataaaattcatttgcCTCATGAATGAACCTTACCTCAATTTTAGCCATATGGTTGATGTCAGTACAGagaagacaaaagaaaataccCAAATGATTGTCTACTGGCTCAGGATGAATAACAACATTGAAACCCTCATTGGCAAATTTTCACTATGTCAAAAGCACAGTCACAATAAGCAAAAATCCCCTAATCAATTCAAgaacacctttttttttaccatggaaGCAGATAGGCTAGCTTCAGACATATTTGACTAGAATGAAGATAAATACCTAATAACAGTTGATTACTaatgccacatttttgaagTGGACAAGCTAAGGAATATGACATCCAAGAAAGTGAATTAATAAGTTGAAAATCAACTTTTCTAGATATGGTATTCCCCATATGATCATTTTAGACAACAGAATTCAATACACAAGTTCCAAATTCATACATTTCACTGAAGACTAGGGCATAATTGACAAACTTCTAGCCATGTATACGTCTAATCAAATGAACTTGTAGAAAAGGCTGTCCAAACAAGCAAGGGTATGCTCACAAAGGTAACAGAAAGTAGCGGCAACTTCTCTTGTACAGGAAGACACCTACTGAAGCATTTTTTCCTGTTAACAAATAATTACTTGAGAGAAAACAGGCTCAAGCAAGACAAAAAGTTCAATTTGACAAACATGCTGAGCCTTGCAACAAACTCCACAGAGGTAGTGAAGTTGTTcaccagaaaaaaatggaaCACAGCCAAGGTGCTCACACCAGCTGCACACTCCAGATCATTCCAGTTAGTAACAGAATCTGAAATGATGTTACAAAACTAATTATGGGTAAGAGAGTTTATTTCTCattctctttccaaatataataattgcttcatttgctttttcttcttccttgccTGTTGTGACTTCAAATAGGTAAAATATATGGTTTAAAATCTGCTATTCAGTTAAATCCCTCTTTTCCAAGTAAGATTCTACAGGTGTTGGTTTATTACAATCAAATCAGATAAACACTAATTTCTAAATCTTATAATTCCGTCatatttcttattaaaggcAAGGTTTTCTACATTATTTCAAGTAACAGTGCCcactattatatatttttgggaGAATGCATGAAAATTACAGAACCCATGGCAGTTGTATTAGATATTCCTTCTGGGGACAAAAAGCACTTGTTTGGTACCATCTAACCTGTATTTAATCTTTGGAAAAGAATATGGGGGGAGAAATGCAGCTTTTGTCTAGTTTGTCTTTCTGTGAGGAATTTAGTGATAAAAAAACAGATGCATACAGATCTAGGAATTGGGGAGAGGGAAAAAGCTGTGTAAATTAGATATTCTATTGTTTGTAGCTGATAGACAAAAAGAACTTACCATAGTAAAAGAATACCTAGGAGTAATTacaattttcaggaaatgtaaCTGCATAGTTCCTTTGTCTGTACCTGCTGAATAACTGTTTTTGGTTGGTGGTCATTACTCCCAAGTAAATATGTTTGAGATGCTATGTTGGAAAAGCTGCTTGTTTTAAAGAGAGCAAAGAacaaattcatttaaattattatgtacTAGGCCAGCAAATTTTGAGCAAAACATTGTCCTGTCAGTTCCTATATCtcctaattgaagaaaaaacattttgtgcTGTTTTTTTGTTCTATAACAGTTCCTTTGTTTAAATGAAGCAGAAAATGTTTTGTATTAAGCTATCTCTCTTGACAGCTGCCTTCCTAGGAGGGCTCAAAATTAGATATCAGTTGGCAATCATGCACTTCAAAAACTGACATATAGCATGATAGTTGTAGCAGAGCTGCTTTGGTTTTTGCTATGGCAGGCCAGTTCCCTACTAGAGTGGTGATTTATGAGTTATTTGCTATTGGTAAAACCCCATACTTGAGTACTGAATTACAATCCCTTTACTTGAGTATTTAAGTAATGAAGCATGGtttcaaaagtatttattacttaagtagagttttttttagaaacacttGATGCTTATACTTAAGCAAAAATTACTCAGACTCCTTGATGCTTGtgctttagtaaaaaaaaaaaataaaagtattggCACAACACTGACTCTCActgtattttcattagaatgactttttttcttcttattaatatAACAGCAAATTCTAAACAAGCATTCAGAAGAAGAAGttgaattattgaaaatataatgagCACATATAACTATATAGTTTTCTACAAGAAGAGGGGGATGATTGTGCTGGAAGTACAATCAGTGCaatatattcagaaagagcatacAAATATACATTAAGTGGTGTGTTCACCTTGCGTACAGTTAAGTAATGTAAAACATTCTAATTTTATGAAGAATAGCAAACCCACAAGACACAGCATgcttttgaaaagaatttaaaactaTATCTGGTCTCATCAGGGGGAAGAATTGGATATATATTGTGACAGTATTGTGATGGTCATCatgttaaattttgagaaaacattGGTATATTCCTCATTTTCCTATCTGGTTCCTGTCTTATAAGCAACcttaaataaaaatgtcttatagaacactattttaaaaaaaagtgcaacACCAATAAAAGCTGACCCTTAAGTTGTTGAATAACTTACTGCTTGGGCTGGATTCCTTTAATATTTTAGATAAAGATAATAAATCTAGTTAAGGGGTAATTTATTTTATGAGATAaattatataatgaaaataagaaatataccATATTGCTCCTCTTTACTGCTCTTTCTAAAAAGGATACAATAATCAttactttcaaaattgtgttGTAGCCCCCATATAAAATGTTTTCCCGTCTTAttgttttgtgttattttttatatttattacttgCCATAGTCTTGTTTCTTATAGTTTTACCTTATATTGCAactttctgttaaaagtaagaaaagtaaaaaacaaaatgaaagatGACTGTTGGTAACCTCAGTAAGTCTCTTTTTTAACAAGGAGGCTTTTTATAGGTCTTCCAATCCAGGCACACCAACTACAGGGTCAAGATCATTGTTTTTAAGCATTTGTACAAGCTAGGAAAGGAGACATATTGTATGATGTAAAAAAGAGAGCCTCTAAGATCAGGATTTTAAGTACTAAATGAGGCACTGGAGTCCTGGAAATTGTACAAATCAATCTAGTATATTTCAGTTCAGTGCATAATTGAaacacaatatataaaaaaaacgtaaaatcttTAATATGACCGCGATTCCacttttattgtctttttaaaattttgcctcttttaatatatttttcttttaattatgaATGAGAAGGCAATATGGTCTGAGAAATTATTAAATGTAAAGCCTATGGCTGACAAAAGACCAGTCCTGTTTTATTATCCTTAGATTTATAGAAAAACATGCTAATGCTATTAACCAACAAAAGTCTTTAGAAAATTGTAAAACTTTGAATGTAGGAatggaaaatgaattttgtttctATATTTCTATTCATCTATTATTTCTATACGTGCaatatttattcttcttttttaaggtttaacaTGGAAAATTCAGACTCTTCTTTTTGGGAAGAGACCAATGCTGTAGAGGTACAAAAATCTAGTAATTCagttgatcttgatgaaaagtATGCAGGTTTAAGGAAAGAAGCAGAAATGATAAGAAGACAAAAGCATTTTAAAGATGATGATGAGGTACAAACTTTAGATGGTTCAAAAGCACATGAGGGCGTGATTGAAGAAAAAGTATATCTGACATCTTTTGGCTCAATCCGCTTAGACAGTATGAATCAATTATCTGACAACAATGGAGGTGTTGATATGACCTCCTCAGCTAATGCTTGTGTAAATTCTATAGTTGCTGGttctgtttcttttcaaaaatcaaaaagtaaaaatgaaaatgaagattcTGGAGAAAATGTTCCTGTTATTCAAGAGTCAAGTGATGAAGATATCTTTGAAACTCCAGGGCAAGAAAATTATATTGAAGACTATTTTTTTCAGCCCCCTCCTAGTGAGTCTGATAAATTACAGATAAAAAACTTATCGTATAGTTCGCCATCAGACTTAAATGAAgtagataagatttattttaggAACAGTGATAATCATATTGTACCAGGTAGCCCAAAATCAGCACCTTTGGACAAATCTGCATTAAAAGGTATGAATATAATTGATCAGAACTATTTTGGAGACATGTCATCACAAAATAGAGTTAGAACCTTGTCAGAACCTCCTACAAGAGGTTCACCACTTTCAAGTGCTGGCCTAGATATACAGTCTTCCAAGGTGCAAATAAATGAGTCAAAATTCAACTCATCCTCCCCTAAAACAGCATATGATTATATAAGAATGTACAGGACAGCCAAACAAATCAGCAATGGTGAAGTAGACATGAAGGATGTGCTTGAAAATAATGATAAGGTGAAGAAGCTATtggatatgtcata is part of the Artemia franciscana chromosome 12, ASM3288406v1, whole genome shotgun sequence genome and harbors:
- the LOC136033935 gene encoding uncharacterized protein LOC136033935, which encodes MENSDSSFWEETNAVEVQKSSNSVDLDEKYAGLRKEAEMIRRQKHFKDDDEVQTLDGSKAHEGVIEEKVYLTSFGSIRLDSMNQLSDNNGGVDMTSSANACVNSIVAGSVSFQKSKSKNENEDSGENVPVIQESSDEDIFETPGQENYIEDYFFQPPPSESDKLQIKNLSYSSPSDLNEVDKIYFRNSDNHIVPGSPKSAPLDKSALKGMNIIDQNYFGDMSSQNRVRTLSEPPTRGSPLSSAGLDIQSSKVQINESKFNSSSPKTAYDYIRMYRTAKQISNGEVDMKDVLENNDKVKKLLDMSYNGLDENGERNFTKLWHNLRNEPREIVLSVLKENVIYNEGDLLALNKPYGMAVHGTAGDHKDLSLVNYLDEFAKMMKVDKLYTVHRLDRNTTGILLLAKTQSAAKKFHDFFQEGVIIRRYLAITKGVPQFDRGIIEIPMRECIVDGRERMGVQYVAPGERAKIKVFDAVTQFKVLSKCLRNTGALLLVKPETGFKHQIRVHLGLGLGCPVLGDHKYSHIDSFKPQRLTEDLLKSLKIRQAAVRTMPMFLHAAYVAVPFLGPNGRNLVLKSAPPPLFRKVMKWMGLRSGRIF